DNA from Alphaproteobacteria bacterium:
GAAGCGGGCGAACATTTCGTCGATTTCCGATTCCGTGATTATCAGCGGCGGGCAGAAGGCCACGGAGTCGCCCATGGGCCGGGCAATCAGGCCATGCGCCTCGCAGCGTGCGCCACAATAGGCGCCGACCTTCTGGGCCGGCGCGAAGGCACGCTTGCTGGCCTTGTCGGCCACCAGCTCGAAGGCGCCAACCAGGCCCTTGCCGCGCACCTCGCCGACCAGCGGATGGTCGGCGAAGGCGGCCATGCAGGCCTCGAAGTGGGGGATCACGCTTTGCACGTGGCCCAGCACGTTGCGCTCTTCCATGAGCTCCAGGTTGCGCACCGCCACCGCTGCCGCCACGGGATGGCCCGAGTAGGTATAGCCGTGGCCGAACATGCCGATCTTTTCGCTCTCGCGCACCATGGCCTCGAACATCTCTTCGGGAATGAAGACGCCGGAGATCGGCAGGTAGGCCGAGCTCAGCGCCTTGGCCACGGTCAGGGTGTCGGCGGCGATGTCGAAGGTCTGGCAGCCGAACTGCTGGCCGGTGCGCCCGAAGCCGCAGATCACCTCGTCGCAGAGAAACAGCACGTCGTACTTCTCGAGTACCGCCTGGATCTTCTGGTAATAGGTCTCGGGCGGCACGATGACACCGCCGGCGCCCATCACGGGCTCGGCGATGAAGGCGGCCACAGTTTCCGGGCCTTCGTCCTGGATCATCTTGTCCAGGCTGGCCGCCAGGCGCGTGGCGAACTCGGCTTCGCTCTCGCCCTCCTCGGCCTCGCGATAGTGATGCGGGCAGTCGGTGTGCAGGATACCCGGAATGGGCAGGTCGAAATCGGCGTGCACGTGCGGCAGCCCGGTCAGGCTGGCGGCCGCCACGGTGACGCCGTGATAGCCCCGGATGCGCGAGATGATCTTCTTCTTCTCGGGCCGGCCGCAGGCGTTGTTGTAGTACCAGACCAGCTTGACCAGGGTGTCGTTGGCTTCCGAGCCCGAGTTGGCGAACAACACCTTGGACACCGGTATGGGCGACATCTCCTTGAGTTTCTCGGCCAGTTCGATGCTGGGGTTGTGCGATTTGTGGGCGAAGATGTGGGAATAGGGCAGCTTGCGCATCTGCTCGGCCGCGGCCTCCACCAACTCCTCGACGCCGTAGCCCAAGGCCGTGCACCAGAGTCCGGCCAGGCCCTCGATGTATTCCTTGCCTTCTTCGTCGTAGACGTAGATCCCCTTGCCCTCGTTGATGATCATCGGGCCCGTCTCGAGGTGGACCGAGAGGTTGGTATAGGGATGGATCATGCTGGCTATGTCGCGGGCCGCGGGAGAGTTGCCGAGGTCGTTCATAACGAGGTCCCTGAAGGTGTTGCGGGGGCGGCGTCGAAGGCCGTAGGGTCAACATAGAAGCCCCTTTCGCAGCACGAGTCAAAACCTCTCGAAAGCCTGGAGGCGGGCCATGGAAGCCGGCGACTTCATCCACACGGCGGACGACGGCGCCAAAATTTTCGTCTACCGATGGTGGCCCGAGGGCGAGCCCCGGGCGGTGGTCCAGATCGCCCACGGCATGGCCGAACACGCGGCCCGCTACGCTCCCCTGGCGGCGGCGCTGGTGGCGGCGGGCTATGGCGTCGTGGCCAACGACCACCGGGGCCACGGCCGTTCCGCCAAAAGCGACGACGATCTCGGTTACTTTGCCGGGCGCGATGGCTGGAACCTCTGCATCAGCGATCTTTACGCCCTCAACCGCCGTCTGGCCGCCGAGCATCCC
Protein-coding regions in this window:
- a CDS encoding aspartate aminotransferase family protein, whose translation is MNDLGNSPAARDIASMIHPYTNLSVHLETGPMIINEGKGIYVYDEEGKEYIEGLAGLWCTALGYGVEELVEAAAEQMRKLPYSHIFAHKSHNPSIELAEKLKEMSPIPVSKVLFANSGSEANDTLVKLVWYYNNACGRPEKKKIISRIRGYHGVTVAAASLTGLPHVHADFDLPIPGILHTDCPHHYREAEEGESEAEFATRLAASLDKMIQDEGPETVAAFIAEPVMGAGGVIVPPETYYQKIQAVLEKYDVLFLCDEVICGFGRTGQQFGCQTFDIAADTLTVAKALSSAYLPISGVFIPEEMFEAMVRESEKIGMFGHGYTYSGHPVAAAVAVRNLELMEERNVLGHVQSVIPHFEACMAAFADHPLVGEVRGKGLVGAFELVADKASKRAFAPAQKVGAYCGARCEAHGLIARPMGDSVAFCPPLIITESEIDEMFARFGKALDETAAWVEKEGLRAA